A region of the Oleidesulfovibrio alaskensis DSM 16109 genome:
ATTCATAGGCTTTTGCATGCAGCAGGATGGAGGGGACACCCCAGGTTTCCATCATGTCCCAGGGGCTCATGCCGGTACCGCCGCCGGAACCGTCGATGGTCAGCAGGTCGAGACGGGCTTCGGTGGCAAGCTTGATGGACATGGCCAGAGCCTGCATGCCGTACGAACCGGTTTTAAGAGAAAGACGTTTGAATCCGAGCTTGCGCAGGTAGTCAACGGAGTTCATGAAGTTTTCACGAACCTGCTCCCACGTGCCGAGGTTGGTGTAGCCCAGACGGCTGTGACGGGCAAAACCCTTGATGGCGCCGGACTTGAAAGATTCCTGAACTTCCGCACGGGAGGGGTCGGGGTCCACAAGGTAACCGCGCTCCTGCAGGAACAGAGCGTAATCAAGGCTTTCAACGATGATTTCACCGCCGATGTCTTTGGCTCCCTGTCCCCACTTCAGCTCAAGAATGACTTTGTCGCCGTATTTTTCGGCGATGTATTCGGCCACGCCGTTACGGGTATCTTCCACGTTCATCTGAACGATGATGGCGCCGTAGCCGTCGTAGTAGCGCAGATAGGTGTTGATGCGGCGCTCAAGTTCCGGCGCACTGGTTATGCGGCCGTTTTCCAGTGAAGATTTGCGGTCCACGCCCACCACGTTTTCACCGACCACAATGGGAATGCCGCACAGTGCGCAGCCCACGGCAAAAGAGTCCCAGTATTTCGCGGCAATAAAGGTGGAACCCAAAGCGCCGGTCATCAGCGGGAAACGGCATTTGGTCTTTTCGTCGGCGCCAAAGCTGGTTTCCAGCGAAGCATCGGTGAAAAGCGCATCGCCGGACTGAGCTTTGCTGCCGTTTTCACCCATGCCGTGGGCACCGTAGTTGTAGCCCTGAATGCGCAGAGAATTGTATGAAACGCCCACATGTGTGGTGTTGCCGCTGCCGGCGGTAACCAGCCCGAAATCGCGCGGGTACAGGGTGTCGCGACCTTTAAGGCATGAAAGCCACGTTTCGCATTTACCCATGCAGTCTGCGCGGCACAGGCTGCACAGCCCGGATTCGACAATATTGCCACGGTTAGTGGTGCCAAGCACGTCATTATTCTTCACGGGGGTATTCATAAGGCCTCCATAAGGATGATTTCGCTGTAAGGCAGCCCATATAGCGTGTAACCGCTCGGCGGGGCAAACAGGAAATGAAAAAAATATATGATTTATATTTTTGGCAATGTATGAATTTGTTATCTGTTTTTATAAAAAAGCATATGTGATTATGGAAATTGATATTTTAACTTTCAAATTTTTTGAGAAAAATGCAATGCATTGATTGCGGTAGTCAAAGTTTGCTAGTCTGTTAATTTTCTGCGTGTATGATTTTATATTGTGTTATCATGCATTAGGCTATTCAAGCGTTCACTTTTGTCATGATACGTTTTAATATTTATAATTTTATGTTTTTTTGACATAAACGTCAAAAAAGCCTTTTTTCGACAAAAACACATTTTTTTCATTTTTTTGTCAGCAGAATTCCAGATTCCGGACTTGCTACTGCAAAAAATTGCAATTTTGTTCACAGGTGTCTCTGCGGGGACAGGGATTTTTCAGGCAAAAAAAGAAAGGCGCCCGCCGTAGCGGGCGCCTTGTGCGCTGGTAGGCGCAACGGAAACTTACCATTCAGGAGCGAAAAGCTCGAAGAAAGCTTTGGGGTGGGCACATGCGGGACACAGGTCGGGAGCTTCGGATCCCTCGTGATTGTATCCGCAGTTACGGCAACGCCACACCGCGGTCTGAGGCCGCTGGAAAACGACATTTTTTTCAATATTGTGAGCAAAGGCAAGGAAGCGGCGCTCGTGGTACTGTTCGGCCACGGCAATGTTCATGAACACCTTGGCAAGCTGATCAAAGCCTTCTTCTTTGGCAATGGCGGCGAATTCAGGGTACATTTGCTCGTACTCATGATGTTCGCCTTCGGCTGCCGCAAACAGATTGTCCAGTGTGGAGCCGATGACGCCTGCGGGGTATCCGGCAGAAATTGTCACTTCACCGCCTTCAAGAAATTTGAACAGGCGCTTGGCGTGTGCTTTTTCATGCAGGGCGGTTTCTTCAAACACATGTGCAATCTGCACATACCCGTCTTTGCGGGCCTGACCTGCAAAGTAGTCGTAACGGTTGCGGGCCTGAGATTCTCCGGCAAATGCGGTCAGAATGTTCTTTTCAGTACGGGTTCCTTTCAAGGATTTCATTCAGATTTCTCCTGAAGATGAGTTGGTTGAACAAGTTGTTAAGAAAGCTTCTATTCAAGAATGAGCAGCTTGTCAATAATTATTCCTGACAAGCTGTTTTCTTCTTTATTGCCAGATAGCAAGAAAACAGGAAAAGGGCAAAATAACCGCTGCCGGTGCCCACTGTGCCGGAATGTCGTAAATAAAATGTAATTGGACAACGGGAGACTGTTGACCTGTGCACAGGATGAGGCTATAAGGCCCTTCTCATTTGCCAGCATAGCTCAGTTGGTAGAGCAGCTGATTCGTAATCAGCAGGTCAACAGTTCAATTCTGTTTGC
Encoded here:
- a CDS encoding glutamate synthase-related protein produces the protein MNTPVKNNDVLGTTNRGNIVESGLCSLCRADCMGKCETWLSCLKGRDTLYPRDFGLVTAGSGNTTHVGVSYNSLRIQGYNYGAHGMGENGSKAQSGDALFTDASLETSFGADEKTKCRFPLMTGALGSTFIAAKYWDSFAVGCALCGIPIVVGENVVGVDRKSSLENGRITSAPELERRINTYLRYYDGYGAIIVQMNVEDTRNGVAEYIAEKYGDKVILELKWGQGAKDIGGEIIVESLDYALFLQERGYLVDPDPSRAEVQESFKSGAIKGFARHSRLGYTNLGTWEQVRENFMNSVDYLRKLGFKRLSLKTGSYGMQALAMSIKLATEARLDLLTIDGSGGGTGMSPWDMMETWGVPSILLHAKAYEYASMLAAKGERVVDMSFAGGFAKSSQIFKALALGAPYTKLICMGRAMMIPGFLGSNIEGVLRPERREAVCGNWDKLPRTVTDFGTTPEQIFAGWYDVQSKVGKDEMKNIPFGAVAMWSMVDKLGAGLQQLMAGARKFELSCISREDIAACNRETEKETRIPFITDVQDEFAKAILRS
- the rbr gene encoding rubrerythrin, which produces MKSLKGTRTEKNILTAFAGESQARNRYDYFAGQARKDGYVQIAHVFEETALHEKAHAKRLFKFLEGGEVTISAGYPAGVIGSTLDNLFAAAEGEHHEYEQMYPEFAAIAKEEGFDQLAKVFMNIAVAEQYHERRFLAFAHNIEKNVVFQRPQTAVWRCRNCGYNHEGSEAPDLCPACAHPKAFFELFAPEW